One Setaria viridis chromosome 3, Setaria_viridis_v4.0, whole genome shotgun sequence DNA window includes the following coding sequences:
- the LOC117850038 gene encoding uncharacterized protein — MDIATLRLIMDAVLAIEKASDNVEQNGKDCESIKGRAEKVLKNLSRVASNEQLMEDSAVSSAVVALGKILDEAQELVKKCQVKRNIICVYWTAGKLSRKLSRMNKSISDTNSDLMCAIMCSLTQRGHRPPVPEPVRVPSSAPDGEMNNHHKQIADIADQINARMKMVRKNREECFEIDKRAGKVTALLPRLENTDMMKDPEMSADLEKLVETFQHAYELVTACQGRNFLMIRPAQGCQGGNGRTDGELSKELHQVLDQMVLDLDDMTEISIRYAKGNREATTPAVQFTATLMVSQFVVRLKLARQRSKGMIVQSMGHLKEISHLDASFKAEPEEIEAVASESISLTSSSNLLPDEPSLLQGGTTTEAPGPSS, encoded by the exons ATGGATATTGCCACGCTAAGGCTCATTATGGATGCTGTGCTAGCAATTGAAAAGGCATCGGATAATGTTGAGCAGAACGGAAAGGATTGTGAGAGCATCAAAGGCCGCGCTGAGAAGGTCTTGAAGAATCTATCACGGGTCGCGAGCAACGAGCAGTTGATGGAGGACTCTGCGGTGAGCTCCGCAGTTGTGGCGCTCGGTAAGATCCTCGATGAAGCTCAGGAGCTCGTTAAGAAGTGCCAGGTGAAGAGGAATATCATATGTGTTTACTGGACAGCGGGCAAGCTGTCTAGGAAACTGAGCCGGATGAACAAGAGTATATCGGATACAAACTCGGACTTAATGTGTGCTATAATGTGCTCACTAACTCAACGCGGTCACCGTCCTCCGGTCCCCGAG CCCGTTCGTGTACCATCATCTGCCCCTGATGGTGAGATGAACAATCATCACAAGCAGATTGCCGACATTGCGGACCAGATCAATGCGAGGATGAAGATGGTTCGCAAAAACAGGGAGGAGTGTTTTGAGATTGATAAGCGAGCGGGCAAAGTCACTGCCCTCCTGCCGCGGCTTGAAAATACAGACATGATGAAGGACCCGGAAATGAGCGCCGACCTGGAGAAGCTCGTCGAGACTTTCCAGCACGCCTACGAGCTTGTCACGGCTTGTCAGGGTAGGAACTTTTTGATGATCCGGCCAGCACAAGGATGTCAAGGAGGAAACGGCCGTACGGACGGAGAACTATCCAAAGAGCTCCATCAGGTGTTGGATCAAATGGTGCTTGACCTGGATGACATGACTGAGATCAGTATCCGTTACGCAAAAG GAAACCGTGAAGCTACTACTCCAGCAGTACAGTTTACCGCAACTCTAATGGTTAGCCAGTTCGTTGTGAGACTAAAGCTTGCCAGGCAGAGAAGTAAAGGGATGATTGTACA GTCAATGGGCCATTTAAAGGAAATATCGCACTTGGACGCAAGCTTCAAG GCTGAACCTGAGGAAATCGAAGCAGTAGCCAGTGAATCAATCTCTCTCACTAGTTCGTCGAACCTGCTGCCTGATGAACCAAGCCTATTACAGGGTGGTACAACAACCGAGGCACCGGGACCTTCCTCATAA